Proteins found in one Bacteroidota bacterium genomic segment:
- a CDS encoding adenosylhomocysteinase: MDYKKGQFKVADLKLAAEGRRLVAWAESRMPVLMALRAQYKKTKPLKGYRIAGCLHVTKETAVLVRTFVDAGAEVSWSGCNPLSTQDAVAAALAADGVSIFAWHGMSVKDFYWCIEETLKIKPNLTLDDGADLIFTIHNKHPEFAGKYVIGGTEETTTGVHRLRAMANDGALKYPVMAVNDAETKWDFDNVYGTGQSTLDGILRATSVLLAGKNVVVAGYGHCGRGVASRAKGLGANVIITEVKPTAALKATLDGIRVMPMDQAARIGDIFITATGVKDIVVDRHFKSMKDGAIVCNTGHYDCEVNLAHLKKLSKSVREIRPNNEEYLLKNGRRIYVLAKGRLVNLAAAEGHPSEVMDMSFANQFMAQLRLVSLHKQGKKLKNQVYDIPAEQDQEIAVVKLRTMGHSIDKLTAEQKRYAEDYSSGT, translated from the coding sequence ATGGATTATAAGAAAGGTCAATTCAAAGTTGCAGATCTGAAGCTGGCAGCCGAAGGGAGGCGCCTGGTCGCATGGGCGGAATCCAGGATGCCTGTGCTGATGGCGCTCAGGGCACAGTACAAGAAAACAAAACCGCTGAAGGGCTACCGCATCGCCGGATGCCTTCACGTGACGAAGGAAACGGCGGTGCTCGTCAGGACATTCGTGGACGCCGGGGCGGAGGTGAGCTGGAGCGGATGCAACCCCCTCTCCACGCAGGACGCGGTGGCCGCGGCGCTCGCCGCCGACGGGGTATCCATCTTCGCCTGGCACGGCATGTCCGTAAAGGATTTTTACTGGTGCATCGAAGAGACGCTGAAGATCAAGCCGAACCTGACTCTCGACGACGGCGCCGACCTGATCTTCACGATCCACAACAAGCATCCGGAATTCGCGGGCAAATATGTCATCGGCGGCACGGAAGAGACGACCACCGGCGTCCACCGCCTCCGCGCGATGGCGAACGACGGCGCGCTCAAATATCCCGTCATGGCGGTGAACGACGCGGAGACGAAATGGGATTTCGACAACGTCTACGGAACGGGGCAGTCGACGCTCGACGGGATTCTCCGGGCGACGAGCGTGCTTCTTGCCGGCAAGAACGTCGTCGTCGCGGGGTACGGGCACTGCGGCAGGGGAGTGGCCTCGCGTGCGAAGGGGCTCGGCGCAAACGTCATCATCACGGAGGTGAAACCGACCGCGGCGCTGAAGGCGACGCTCGACGGCATCCGGGTGATGCCGATGGATCAGGCGGCCCGCATCGGCGACATTTTCATCACCGCCACCGGGGTGAAGGACATCGTCGTCGACCGGCATTTCAAGTCGATGAAGGACGGAGCCATCGTCTGCAACACGGGGCACTACGACTGCGAGGTGAACCTGGCGCATCTGAAGAAGCTCTCGAAATCGGTCAGGGAAATACGGCCGAACAACGAAGAATACCTCCTCAAAAACGGCAGGCGGATCTACGTGCTCGCGAAGGGACGGCTGGTGAACCTCGCGGCCGCCGAAGGGCATCCGTCGGAAGTGATGGACATGTCGTTCGCCAATCAGTTCATGGCCCAGCTTCGGCTCGTGAGCCTGCACAAGCAGGGGAAAAAGCTGAAGAACCAGGTCTACGATATTCCCGCCGAGCAGGACCAGGAAATCGCGGTGGTGAAGCTGAGGACCATGGGGCACAGCATCGACAAACTCACTGCGGAGCAGAAGCGGTACGCGGAGGATTACAGCTCGGGCACCTGA
- a CDS encoding T9SS type A sorting domain-containing protein, with protein MNVLRQLCCILFVALTAACATRAYSNTPGTHRLDAPRNFSSRTAGSGTGAQPFQVRNGTISFSPSQLPGLPPGIRSTSGASTFVRTSQLHETWDTTGSVWKSKNRHTFTLDGSGHTTVDLAESWNGSAWVNNSQTLYTYDGSGNQTEYLFQSWNGSAWTNVSRYDYTWDGSGHVTSYAYQTWNGTAWVSAIRFLYTYDGNGNPTQYEYDSWNGTAWAGIFRYVFTYNGTVLANYLYQTWNGSAWADLNLYTFAYDGLSRDTATVTQVWSAGMWMNVNRLASTYDVAGNLATETSQNWAGASWTNVNRFSYTYDGSHNNTEDLYQTWNGSAWVNVNRYAFTFDGSSHETEEVDQSWNGTSWGNDYRSVWVYDGSGHLTQSMDQTWDGSAWSNGDQALYTYDGNGNRTVEVDQTWNGTAWMNTHRYTTTWQQVVSAVHEGNNAPGTFRLSANYPNPFNPETRIYFSIPTEEYVSLTVHDIIGRQVATLVGERKVRGDYSVTWKADGQPTGVYFYRITAGGQVQTRKMVLMR; from the coding sequence ATGAACGTTCTTCGCCAACTTTGCTGCATTCTCTTCGTCGCCCTGACAGCCGCCTGCGCGACGCGCGCTTATTCGAATACCCCGGGAACACACCGGCTCGACGCCCCGCGGAACTTCTCTTCCAGGACGGCCGGCTCCGGAACCGGCGCTCAGCCATTTCAGGTCAGGAATGGCACAATTTCATTCAGTCCGAGCCAGCTGCCCGGTTTACCTCCGGGGATCAGGAGTACGTCAGGCGCCTCAACTTTCGTCAGGACGTCGCAGCTCCATGAGACCTGGGACACGACCGGAAGCGTGTGGAAAAGCAAGAACAGGCATACTTTTACCCTCGATGGAAGCGGCCACACGACTGTGGACCTTGCGGAGAGCTGGAACGGAAGCGCGTGGGTGAACAATTCGCAAACACTCTACACCTACGACGGGAGCGGGAACCAGACGGAATATCTCTTCCAGTCCTGGAATGGCTCGGCGTGGACCAACGTTTCCCGGTACGACTACACCTGGGACGGCAGCGGACATGTGACATCGTATGCGTACCAGACCTGGAACGGGACGGCATGGGTCAGTGCCATCAGGTTCCTTTACACCTACGACGGGAACGGCAACCCGACCCAATATGAATACGACAGCTGGAACGGGACCGCCTGGGCGGGTATCTTCAGGTATGTTTTCACCTATAACGGAACTGTTCTCGCGAACTATCTCTATCAAACTTGGAACGGATCTGCGTGGGCGGACCTCAACCTGTACACGTTCGCGTACGACGGGCTCAGCCGCGATACGGCAACCGTGACGCAGGTATGGTCCGCGGGCATGTGGATGAATGTCAACAGGCTCGCGAGCACGTATGATGTCGCCGGCAACCTGGCCACGGAGACCTCCCAGAACTGGGCCGGGGCTTCCTGGACGAATGTGAACCGGTTTTCGTATACGTACGACGGGAGCCACAACAACACCGAAGACTTGTACCAAACCTGGAACGGGTCGGCCTGGGTGAACGTGAACAGATACGCCTTCACGTTCGACGGATCGAGCCACGAGACCGAAGAAGTCGACCAGTCGTGGAACGGCACTTCATGGGGGAACGATTACCGCTCCGTCTGGGTCTACGACGGGAGCGGGCACCTGACGCAATCCATGGATCAAACCTGGGATGGATCCGCATGGTCGAACGGGGATCAAGCGCTTTACACGTACGACGGGAACGGGAACCGGACCGTGGAAGTCGACCAGACATGGAACGGCACCGCGTGGATGAACACCCACCGTTATACCACCACCTGGCAGCAGGTTGTCTCCGCGGTTCACGAGGGAAATAACGCGCCGGGAACCTTCAGGCTCTCCGCGAATTACCCCAATCCGTTCAATCCGGAGACCAGGATTTACTTCTCGATTCCAACCGAGGAATACGTCTCGTTAACCGTTCATGATATTATCGGGCGCCAGGTTGCAACGCTCGTCGGGGAGCGGAAGGTGCGGGGCGATTATTCGGTGACATGGAAAGCCGACGGCCAGCCGACCGGCGTCTACTTCTACCGGATCACCGCAGGCGGGCAGGTTCAGACGAGGAAGATGGTGTTGATGAGGTAA
- the metK gene encoding methionine adenosyltransferase: protein MSHLFTSESVSEGHPDKICDQISDAVLDALLAEDPMSRVACETFVTTGLVLIGGEITTKAYVEFQTLARSVIREIGYTKAEYKFDADSCSVISTVHQQSPDIAMGVNKGGAGDQGMMFGYACNETPEYMPMPIMFAHKIVKRLSEIRKSERNGLMSYLRPDAKSQVTVEYEGRTPRRIHTVVVSTQHDGDVSQKRIREDIIRHAVRDVLPEELIDKNTIFHVNPTGRFEIGGPHGDSGLTGRKIIVDTYGGRAPHGGGAFSGKDPSKVDRSAAYAIRHIAKNLVAAGLADECMIQIAYAIGIPEPVSIHVNTYGTGKLPDNGIAKIIMKEIDLSPASIIKRLNLRRPIYRKTAAYGHFGRTGREFPWEQLDLVKTLRKALR, encoded by the coding sequence ATGTCTCATCTCTTCACTTCCGAATCGGTCTCCGAGGGGCATCCGGACAAGATTTGCGACCAGATCTCCGACGCGGTCCTGGACGCGCTGCTGGCCGAGGATCCGATGTCCCGCGTGGCATGCGAGACGTTTGTGACCACCGGCCTGGTCCTGATCGGCGGCGAGATCACGACCAAGGCGTACGTGGAGTTTCAGACGCTCGCCCGCAGCGTCATCCGGGAGATCGGGTATACGAAGGCGGAGTACAAGTTCGACGCCGACTCCTGTTCCGTCATCTCGACCGTGCACCAGCAGTCGCCCGACATCGCGATGGGCGTGAACAAGGGCGGCGCGGGCGATCAGGGGATGATGTTCGGATACGCGTGCAACGAAACTCCGGAATACATGCCGATGCCGATCATGTTCGCGCATAAGATCGTCAAGCGCCTCTCCGAGATCAGGAAATCCGAACGGAACGGCCTCATGTCCTACCTCCGGCCCGACGCGAAATCCCAGGTCACCGTCGAATACGAGGGGAGGACCCCCCGCCGGATCCACACGGTGGTCGTCTCGACCCAGCACGACGGCGACGTCTCCCAGAAGCGGATCAGGGAAGATATCATCAGGCATGCGGTGCGGGACGTTCTCCCGGAGGAGCTGATCGACAAGAATACGATTTTTCACGTGAACCCGACGGGGCGGTTTGAAATCGGCGGCCCCCACGGCGACAGCGGCCTGACGGGCCGCAAGATCATCGTCGACACGTACGGGGGGCGGGCGCCCCACGGGGGAGGAGCGTTTTCCGGAAAAGACCCCTCGAAGGTCGACCGGAGCGCGGCATACGCCATCCGCCACATCGCGAAGAACCTTGTCGCGGCGGGTCTCGCCGACGAATGCATGATCCAGATCGCCTATGCGATCGGAATTCCGGAGCCGGTCTCCATCCACGTCAACACCTACGGAACCGGAAAGCTGCCTGACAACGGCATCGCCAAGATCATCATGAAAGAAATAGACCTGTCGCCCGCCAGCATCATCAAGCGGCTCAACCTGCGCCGACCGATCTACCGCAAGACCGCCGCCTACGGGCACTTCGGGCGCACCGGCAGGGAGTTTCCCTGGGAGCAGCTCGACCTGGTGAAAACTCTGCGCAAAGCCCTCCGCTGA
- a CDS encoding DUF4173 domain-containing protein has translation MTEEQVKPGKLIAAAALVLGLLGDQLLRAGPWGLNAAIWAGLLALILWLSLPGSGGAARRRWLPGVVAGFALLFAWHDSIPLKLLNVAGIAGALALLSAGRPGPTLRVLSFMEYLFELVAIGLSCFVGPIFLLARDIDWSGIGQTARSARLFSLARGLAIALPILVVFGALFVSADAAFENFINTIFDIDLASLFLHLFFTGFFSWIAAGYLRRVFVRSELRIESFAMPARASLGITEVALVLGSLNLLFLTFVIVQMGYLFGGAHVVSSTPDLTLAEYARRGFFELIAAGALTLPLLLGGHWLLRKERPSHESIFRWMAALLILLVLVVMASAAHRLVLYGREFGVTEQRIYAGVFMAWLAAVLAWFCLTVLRGRRERFTTGAVLLGFAALLCLHLANPDSLIVRINSARSSEGKRFDPKYLTSLSLDAVPEMIQALPSYKTEDRKVIARYLLEECLRREQEDWRTWSLAKNSALALIRERQDDLRGMIAK, from the coding sequence GTGACAGAGGAACAGGTCAAACCCGGAAAACTCATCGCCGCTGCGGCGCTTGTCCTCGGCCTGCTGGGAGACCAGCTCCTTCGCGCCGGGCCGTGGGGACTCAATGCAGCGATCTGGGCGGGATTGCTCGCGCTTATCCTCTGGCTCTCGCTCCCAGGGTCCGGGGGCGCCGCCCGGCGCCGGTGGCTCCCGGGAGTCGTCGCAGGGTTCGCCCTGCTTTTCGCCTGGCATGATTCCATCCCCCTGAAGCTTCTGAACGTCGCCGGAATCGCCGGGGCGCTGGCCCTCCTCAGCGCCGGCCGCCCAGGACCGACTCTGCGGGTGCTGAGCTTTATGGAGTACCTGTTCGAGCTTGTGGCGATCGGCCTCAGCTGTTTCGTGGGGCCCATTTTCCTTCTCGCCCGGGACATCGACTGGAGCGGCATCGGGCAAACCGCCCGCTCAGCGCGTCTCTTCTCCCTCGCCCGCGGCCTGGCGATCGCGCTCCCGATCCTTGTCGTGTTCGGAGCCCTCTTCGTCTCCGCCGATGCGGCATTCGAGAACTTTATCAACACGATCTTCGATATCGATCTGGCTTCCCTTTTCCTCCACCTCTTTTTTACGGGATTTTTCTCCTGGATCGCGGCAGGCTACCTGCGGAGGGTCTTCGTGCGGTCGGAGCTCCGGATCGAGTCCTTTGCCATGCCCGCCCGCGCATCGCTCGGGATCACCGAAGTGGCGCTTGTCCTCGGCTCGCTCAATCTCCTCTTCCTGACGTTCGTGATCGTGCAGATGGGGTATCTCTTCGGCGGCGCGCATGTGGTGTCGTCCACGCCCGATCTGACGCTGGCGGAGTACGCGCGGCGGGGCTTCTTCGAACTCATTGCCGCCGGCGCGCTCACGCTCCCCCTCCTCCTGGGCGGCCACTGGCTCTTGCGGAAGGAGCGGCCGTCCCACGAATCGATCTTCCGGTGGATGGCGGCGCTGCTCATCCTCCTTGTGCTCGTGGTGATGGCTTCGGCGGCTCATCGCCTCGTCCTCTACGGGCGTGAGTTCGGCGTCACGGAGCAGCGGATCTACGCGGGCGTCTTCATGGCCTGGCTCGCAGCCGTCCTCGCATGGTTCTGCCTGACCGTCCTTCGCGGGCGGCGCGAGCGGTTCACGACGGGCGCCGTTCTCCTGGGATTCGCGGCGCTCCTTTGCCTCCACCTGGCAAACCCCGACAGTCTCATCGTTCGCATCAATTCGGCGCGGTCGTCGGAAGGAAAGCGGTTCGATCCGAAGTATCTCACCTCGCTCAGCCTCGACGCCGTGCCGGAGATGATTCAGGCCCTCCCTTCCTACAAGACTGAGGATCGCAAAGTCATCGCCCGGTACCTTCTCGAGGAATGCCTCCGCCGCGAGCAGGAAGACTGGCGCACGTGGAGCCTGGCGAAAAACTCCGCCCTCGCCCTGATCCGCGAGCGCCAGGACGACCTCCGGGGAATGATCGCAAAGTGA
- a CDS encoding transcriptional regulator produces the protein MKEILEHFNRMFENRTRLAIMSILVVNESVEFNAMKLMLNLTDGNLSTHMTALEKNRYVAVRKEFKGKKPLTTYVATAMGRRAFGVHLDALEQLIRNAHE, from the coding sequence GTGAAAGAGATTCTGGAACATTTCAACAGGATGTTCGAGAATCGCACCAGGCTTGCGATCATGTCGATTCTCGTGGTGAACGAATCCGTCGAGTTCAACGCGATGAAGCTGATGCTGAACCTGACGGACGGGAATCTCTCGACCCACATGACGGCGCTTGAAAAAAACCGCTACGTCGCCGTGCGGAAGGAGTTTAAGGGAAAGAAACCGCTCACCACGTATGTGGCGACGGCCATGGGGAGGCGGGCGTTCGGCGTACATCTCGACGCCCTCGAGCAGCTGATCAGGAACGCCCACGAATAG
- a CDS encoding cation diffusion facilitator family transporter — protein MSANQTEKIRVSGVGMDEALERPAPYSSGDIRQMKSAMRLSLLIGFFMLVIKMYAYVITGSTAILSDAAESVVHVIAVSFAAYSLMLSMKPADEAHPYGHDRIGFFSAGFEGLMIVLAALYIIYEAVHEWLTGLSIRNLDTGTLFIVVATAVNGGLGWYLVRQGKKHNSIVLEANGKHVLTDSWTSLGVIVGLLLVLATGWLPFDPILAIIVGANILWTGGNLLRRSIKGLMDEIDPETEKDLKSILQIETARLQIEFHGLRYRNAGNRLLVEFHLLFPDDLTIAKAHERATLIEEAMHKAFPNRLEIISHLEPIEGHDEVHKKILRSDKPGVSG, from the coding sequence ATGAGCGCGAACCAGACAGAAAAGATCAGGGTATCCGGGGTTGGGATGGACGAGGCCCTCGAACGCCCGGCCCCGTACTCGTCCGGCGACATCAGGCAGATGAAGTCCGCGATGCGCCTCTCGCTCCTCATCGGATTCTTCATGCTGGTCATCAAGATGTACGCCTACGTGATCACGGGCTCGACCGCGATCCTCTCCGACGCCGCGGAGTCGGTGGTCCACGTCATCGCCGTCTCGTTCGCGGCTTACAGCCTGATGCTGAGCATGAAGCCCGCCGACGAGGCGCATCCCTACGGGCACGACCGCATCGGATTTTTCTCGGCGGGCTTCGAAGGCCTCATGATCGTCCTTGCTGCGCTTTACATCATCTATGAGGCGGTGCACGAATGGTTGACCGGCCTCTCGATCCGGAATCTCGACACCGGAACCCTCTTTATCGTCGTCGCGACAGCGGTCAACGGAGGTCTGGGCTGGTACCTGGTCCGGCAGGGGAAAAAGCACAACTCCATCGTTCTCGAGGCGAACGGCAAGCATGTCCTCACCGACAGCTGGACGAGCCTCGGCGTGATCGTCGGCCTCCTCCTGGTGCTCGCGACGGGCTGGCTCCCCTTCGACCCGATTCTCGCGATCATCGTGGGGGCGAACATCCTCTGGACCGGCGGGAACCTCCTCCGGCGCTCGATCAAGGGGCTGATGGACGAAATCGATCCGGAGACGGAGAAGGACCTGAAATCAATCCTCCAGATCGAGACTGCGCGGCTTCAGATCGAGTTCCACGGCTTGCGGTACCGGAACGCCGGAAACCGGCTTCTGGTCGAGTTCCACCTTCTCTTCCCCGACGACCTCACGATCGCCAAGGCCCACGAGCGCGCCACCCTGATCGAGGAGGCGATGCACAAGGCGTTTCCGAACCGCCTGGAGATCATCAGCCATCTCGAGCCGATCGAAGGCCACGACGAAGTGCACAAGAAAATCCTCAGGAGCGACAAGCCCGGCGTTTCGGGGTGA
- a CDS encoding response regulator transcription factor, giving the protein MSRRAEMITDTDMTSLESQLQPPPGALRILIADDNDTFRSDLRSFLESQRNIDVVGEAGNGIRAINLAQSLRPDLILMDISMPGIAGPEAVQVIKRISPDSKIVFVTIHEEGIFKEIAHQMNLDGLIPKRTLKENLPPVLDRFKKMKGCDATE; this is encoded by the coding sequence ATGTCCCGAAGAGCAGAGATGATCACCGACACCGATATGACCTCTTTGGAAAGCCAGCTTCAGCCTCCTCCGGGGGCGTTGCGGATCCTCATCGCGGACGATAACGACACGTTCCGGTCGGACCTGCGCTCTTTTCTGGAAAGCCAGAGGAACATCGACGTGGTCGGAGAGGCGGGGAACGGAATACGCGCCATCAATCTGGCTCAATCCCTGAGGCCCGATCTCATTCTGATGGATATCTCGATGCCGGGGATCGCCGGGCCGGAGGCGGTCCAGGTCATCAAGAGGATCTCCCCGGATTCGAAAATCGTCTTTGTGACGATCCATGAGGAGGGGATCTTCAAGGAGATCGCGCATCAGATGAACCTGGACGGGCTTATCCCCAAGCGCACTCTCAAGGAGAATCTTCCGCCGGTGCTCGATCGATTCAAGAAAATGAAGGGGTGCGACGCAACGGAGTAA
- a CDS encoding sugar phosphate nucleotidyltransferase produces the protein MRAIIPVAGFGSRLRPHTFTLPKVLLNVAGKPIIGHILDQIIAAGFDEATFIVGYLGDMVRDYVKSQYRIKVDFVDQDERRGLAHAVYLAKDGFSSGPFLIILGDTIFDVDLKPIMSGTYTSIGVKEVEDPRRFGIAELKDGFVTKLTEKPEHPVSNHAIVGLYWIDKPRLLQECIEELMAADRKTKGEFQLTDALQLMIEHGEKIRTFPVEGWYDCGKPETLLATNRHLLGKQPPPAARDGVVIVPPVYISPKAKIVHSVVGPFATVADGAAVTESIVRNSIIGEGAEVNKSLLEGSIVGINAVVRGTFNRINIGDSSEIDFH, from the coding sequence ATGAGAGCCATCATTCCCGTCGCGGGCTTCGGCAGCCGGCTCCGGCCGCACACGTTCACGCTCCCGAAGGTGTTGCTGAACGTCGCCGGCAAACCGATCATCGGGCACATTCTCGATCAGATCATCGCGGCGGGCTTCGACGAAGCCACCTTCATCGTGGGCTACCTCGGAGACATGGTTCGCGACTATGTGAAGTCCCAGTACCGGATCAAAGTCGACTTCGTCGATCAGGACGAGCGGAGGGGCCTGGCGCACGCCGTCTACCTCGCAAAAGACGGGTTCTCATCGGGGCCGTTCCTGATCATCCTCGGGGACACGATCTTTGACGTCGACCTGAAGCCCATCATGTCCGGCACATACACCTCGATCGGAGTGAAGGAGGTGGAAGACCCCCGCCGGTTCGGCATCGCGGAGCTGAAGGACGGGTTTGTGACGAAGCTGACCGAGAAGCCGGAGCACCCCGTGAGCAATCACGCGATCGTCGGGCTCTACTGGATCGACAAGCCCCGTCTCCTGCAGGAGTGCATCGAGGAGCTGATGGCGGCGGACCGGAAGACGAAAGGGGAATTCCAGCTCACCGACGCGCTTCAATTGATGATCGAGCACGGCGAGAAGATACGGACGTTTCCCGTCGAGGGGTGGTACGACTGCGGGAAGCCGGAAACCCTGCTGGCCACGAACAGGCATCTGCTCGGGAAACAGCCCCCGCCCGCCGCCAGGGACGGCGTCGTGATCGTTCCCCCGGTCTACATTTCCCCGAAGGCCAAAATCGTTCACTCCGTCGTCGGGCCGTTTGCCACGGTCGCCGACGGCGCGGCGGTGACCGAATCGATCGTAAGAAACTCCATCATCGGCGAAGGGGCCGAAGTGAACAAATCGCTCCTCGAAGGCTCGATCGTCGGGATCAACGCGGTCGTGCGCGGAACCTTCAATCGCATCAATATCGGAGACTCCTCCGAAATCGACTTTCATTAA